ggaagaaggtGGGGAGTGAGGAGGTGAAGAGCCTGCTGTTGCCCTTCCCTTGGACAAGATCCTCTTCCTCCTGAAATGCCTCTGACTTCTCCCCAGATAACTAAATGATCCCAAAATGCAACTGAATTCCTCCCAAAAGAACTCTGAATTCCCCCCCCCCAATATAGATGAATATCTGAATTATCTGAATATATCTGAATATCCGAATTATCCCAAATACCTCTGCATTCCTCCCCAAAGCCTCCGAGTTCTCCTAAAATATCTGATTTCTACCCAAATACCTCTGAACTTCTCCAGGGCCTCCCACAGAGCATCGctttggtggcagcaggagctcaggctcTTCTCCAGCTGCCTGGGGAGCCCCGAGGGGAGGTGGAGCCTCATTTCACTCaagctgggaaaagaaattagAGGAGCAGGTGTTATGTGATGGATGTAGCAGCCAAGCACCTCTCCACAGCTGGAGCGATAAGGATGTGAAGCAACCAGTCGCTCCCTATCCGCGTAGGATCCTCCCAACATCCTGAAAGGAAAACgggagaaaaaagggagttCAAGACCCCATAGGCAGCACTTTGGGACAGCTTTTGGGTAAGAAAGGCACTCATCTGGGGCAAGCATTTGGCCTCCAGCTGCCCGATGAGTCTGTGGAGCTGTGCAACCCCATCAGCCACCCGCAATGATTTTTCGGCGTGGGTAGCTGTGGAGGTCCATCCAGCTCAGCCAGCCGCCGCAGCACGGGgcgctcccgctcccgctccgccAGCAGCAGCGCAGCCGCTCAAACTCAGCCTCGATGCAGCGCCGCTCAGCTTCACTCATCTCCTGGAGGAGACAAGAAATCCGCATGCAACCCTCAGAcctgaattttccccttttGAGTTAAAGGACGAAAGTGCTTCTGCTGTAGCCGGGGGGGCTGTAacactggggcagggctgggcatgaAGCTAATTAGCGACTGATTACCTACTTCaccctgtcatggtttgacactggcacaatgccagtgcccttatgagaataccctctccctggtgtctgctgtgagatgtgaccaggaataagcaaagcaggctcctacttagaaataaagaaaactttactaactaaactacaaggaaagaaaaaaaaaacacacaaggaaaattaaaatcttacaaaagcattttcctcctccccccagtGATCTTCTCTTCCAGTGAAGAGCGAGGGCACCAACCACGCTTCTCACGTATTGTCTCTGTTTGTGCACTCTTACACATAACATCACTGCACTCCCTTGGCTCtgagccattgcctccccctaaatgcagtctctgtgtcacaggggaaaaaaaatggttctgtctatggccacacaagaaaagtccagccaaaaggccactccgtCATCTCTTCccccactcagccagtcttcaCTTCCCTAGTGGCCCATCccctcttatctcatctcttatctctcttctcattcagctccaggaggatcagcatttgcaaggtttcaatcatgcaagaaaagggttaaaatttcagtctctgcctgtcccagagctttGGAACTCCCTGCCGGCACCTTCTCCCTGCAccccccctttttctcctcGGCCGGCTGATATCAAATTCAGACgctggctctccctctctctctcccatggggtggggggggtggctgCCCAATGTCTCTTGGTGCTctcccacccttccatcctcaagggcctcctcacccccatctctgtccagccccaggcctaccgcaggCTGACCCTCCccggcccagcagcagcagctgaacaagGCAGGGCGATCCGACCTCTTTGCCTCCCGAGCCTCTCaagcaccagctctgctttttaacccctgtgttctcagaggcatGTCCAAATGTCCCAACGGCCacatcaggtgccaatattaaaatctgagcacccattggtttaACTACAGCATTctagaattcccatttttcggtcaaaccaccacagccccacgatcctccttttccctccctttttgcCATTCCTCTCTATATTCTGTCCAAAACCAATCCAGGTCCTGAGAAGCAGGGGAGTGTTAATTCCATGTTAACACATGTCCCTTTGTGACTCAGTCTGGGATGAAAAAGCACCATGACATTGATCTAAAGTGTGGATAATAAGCAGCTGCACATGGAGGTGGTGCTTGACAAACCTGCCCAGGATCTGCGCCAGCCATTCCAACTGGATGTAGGGCTTTACAGGGTGCCAGGATGCCTCTTGGATATGATCCCACCCGTTTCTTCAAGAGGagcttggggaaaaataaatacccAAAGGCTCATTCAGACTGCCGAAGAACCTGTATCAGGTAGTCCTGGTGTCTTCTCTTCACTCGCTCTCCAGTCCAGAAATTCTGCCAACACCTTCCTTAAGGATTGCACATGAGACTGCATTTTCTCCtgaatacacacacacacacacaaaaaccaaaccaaaccaaaccaaaccaaaacaaaacaaaaaaaaacccaaaccaaaaccaaccaaaaaacccaaaaccaacaaaaacaacaaaacaacctaCAAGTGAAGCAATCAGCTTGTTTCTATAATCCTGCcttcaaaataaagcaaataatccCCCTAAAAAAGCCCCCTCATTGCCTTCCCTGGAAAGCGGGGATCAACTCATTTTGTGTTTCTTCCACAGGTAGGAGCAGGCACTAGAGCTTTACTTTCccaagagaaattaaaatattttcactttgcactttttttccacggggagagagagggggaaggaCTGATGGGTCACAGGAAGGTGATCTCACCTCAGAGATCTCATCTAGTCCTCCAAAAGTCTTCACGACCACAGCCTGTGGTGTCTCACTCATTGCCTCCTGAGGGGTTTTTGTCCCTTCAGCACCAAGAGATGAAGCTCTGGCCAGTGTCagcacaggggctctgtgtggCCATGCTGCCCTCCTGGCAAGGAGAAAGGAGTGCTGGGGGTTGGCCATGGCACGGGGTGAAGCTGCCTGCCCGTGAACCGCCCCTGGGTGTTCCTGTGCTCAGTTCACAAGCTGCcccagctggaaaagcaaacGTCATCACCCACAAGTAGTCTTTAAACAAATTTTATATCCACAAGTTTGTCTTATTTCCAGGCACTGCTGTCACATTCCTCACCTCGAAGCTACTCCCAAACTTTGCCTTGTTCACCTCCATCATGTGTAAGGGGCCAGAGTCAGGTTTGGGAAACTAGGGaggcaaaaattaatttaactgATATTTCCCTTGTGGTGCCATGCaataatgggtttttttgcagtgctttaattttcctccctttcctcccagTGCCTGTGTTGAGAAAATAAATGGCCCTGatatggggggaaaaggggcaatCAGATGGTGCAGGTGTCCAAACACGTCATGGCCCCATCTGCAGGCACGAGATTGGAGGGCTCCTCCCTTCTTGGCTGATAAaagctggcagaggctgagaCAGGACTGAGCTTTGGCTGAGCCTGTGccagagagaggaagaaaaaaatccctagaAATACGCAGTGGAGAAGCAGCCAGTAGAAGAAAACCATCTGGAGGAACGTGAATACAGCACCAGGACAGCAAGGAAAATACCAAGAAGGTTTGAGTAAGAGGGAAAATCCCAGTGCCAATAGGGGGGTTACATCACCCTGAtgtctggggaggggggagaaagGGGATTttgagccccctccccatcccatgaACTCAAGAAGGGAAGGGATTTACCCTTGCTTTTGTCTCAAGATCTTTGTTTTGGAT
This genomic window from Zonotrichia leucophrys gambelii isolate GWCS_2022_RI chromosome Z, RI_Zleu_2.0, whole genome shotgun sequence contains:
- the LOC135460111 gene encoding uncharacterized protein LOC135460111; amino-acid sequence: MSETPQAVVVKTFGGLDEISEEMSEAERRCIEAEFERLRCCWRSGSGSAPMLGGSYADRERLVASHPYRSSCGEVLGCYIHHITPAPLISFPSLSEMRLHLPSGLPRQLEKSLSSCCHQSDALWEALEKFRASVLGQPSQGISGFCPSRQLANVVAGMQELAPLPAQDLCHRHLTVFCHCDGVLVCTACMSIVPTPLCCSRRLLAATGSINPFSLQKQFEASQKTLQEEDK